Proteins encoded within one genomic window of Humulus lupulus chromosome 1, drHumLupu1.1, whole genome shotgun sequence:
- the LOC133809054 gene encoding transcription factor MYB2-like, whose amino-acid sequence MSGIRNGRSWTEEEDSILVNYINTHGEGRWNFLAFDSGLKRTGKSCRYRWLNYLHPDIQRGNFTLQEQLKILELQFCWGNRWSKIAEWLPGRTDNQIKNYWRSRVQKQAKQLKCEVNSQQFRDIMRNVLIPRLAEQIQLTQTTIPQSPDPSITRDIDPTTPLITMPAAASASASLNDAVLVQPNHYYDDPASLMLEWPLLQQNDHVATTSTTADPFGDYLTYDDIANILWNHDI is encoded by the exons ATGTCGGGGATAAGAAATGGTCGGTCATGGACAGAAGAAGAGGACTCCATACTCGTTAATTATATCAACACCCATGGCGAGGGTCGCTGGAACTTTCTTGCTTTTGATTCAG GTCTTAAAAGAACAGGGAAAAGCTGTAGATATAGATGGTTAAACTACTTACACCCGGACATTCAACGTGGAAATTTTACCCTCCAAGAGCAACTTAAGATTCTTGAGCTCCAATTCTGCTGGGGTAACcg TTGGTCGAAGATTGCTGAATGGCTGCCTGGTAGAACAGATAACCAAATAAAGAACTATTGGAGAAGCAGAGTTCAAAAGCAGGCAAAGCAACTCAAATGTGAGGTCAATAGTCAACAATTCAGAGACATTATGCGCAACGTCTTAATTCCCCGCTTGGCCGAGCAAATCCAACTAACCCAAACAACAATTCCCCAATCTCCAGATCCATCCATCACCCGGGATATTGACCCGACCACCCCACTCATTACTATGCCTGCTGCTGCTTCTGCTTCTGCTTCATTAAACGACGCCGTACTAGTCCAACCCAATCATTATTATGATGACCCAGCATCACTCATGTTGGAGTGGCCATTACTCCAACAAAACGACCACGttgctactactagtactactgctGATCCTTTTGGAGATTATTTAACCTATGATGATATTGCTAATATACTTTGGAACCATGatatatag